In the genome of Streptomyces sp. NBC_00433, the window CTGACGTACATGCTCCCCGGCTACACGGTCGCGGCGCCCTCGACGTCGACCGTGGTGTGCAACACCGGTGACACCGTGCAGAGTCTCGTGACGCGGACACCCTAGACCCGCGCGGCCCGGCCGGCGCTGTCCCAGGAGGTGATCCGCCGCGAGTTCCGCAAGGCGGAGATCACCTTCGAACCGGTTATCTCGTGCCACCACAACTACGTCAGCGAGGGGCGCTACGAGGGGGCCGACCTGCTCATCACCCGCAAGGGCGCGATCCGCGCGGGGAGTGGCGGCTGCGGGATCATCCCCGGTTCCATGGGGCACCGGATCGTACATCGTCCGCGGCCTCGGCAACACGGCTGCCTTCAACTCCGCGTCCCACGGCGCGGGCCGCCGCACGAGCCGCGGCGCGGCGCGGCGAAGCGCGCGGACACCACCCGCGGCCTCGCACAGCAGACCCGCGGCGTCGAGTGCCGCAAGGGCGCGAGCGTCGTCGACGAGATCTCCGGCGCGTACAAGTCCGTCGAAAGGGTCATCGACCAGCAGCGCGACCTCGTGGAGGTCGTGGCCAAGCTGAAGCAGGTCATCTGCGTCGAGGGCTGAGGACCCCGGAGCGCGGGCTCCGGGGTCCTCAGAGCAGGAAGTCCTCGGACCGGATGGCCTGACGGGCCGGCGGGATCCTGGCGACCTCGGGATCCACGCGGTGGTGCGGCTCGATGGCATCTCCGGGGATAGGGCGGTTCCTCCGGGTGAGCCGGAGATTGCCAAGCCGGGTGGGCGGGTGCGTCAGGGCCTGGGAGATGCGGGCCCTGATCTGCCTGATTCCGTAGACCGATTCCTGGCGGGCCACTTCGCGCATCTGCCGCTCCTGGACGGCGCCCTCGGTCTCCATGCGCACCCGTTCCAAGCGACGTGCCTTGGTGACCTCTGCCCGCTTGTGCATTTCCTTCTCGACAACCATCAGCTCCGCTTCTATCCGGTTCACCTCGTCACGGGCGCCCATCAGGGCCGCATAGCCGTTGCGCGGCAGCAGCGAGTGGACGAACTTGAACAGCACCGGGAGGACTTCGAGCAGCAGCAGCCAGTAGCGCAGGCGCGTGTTCATCTGCGCGGCGTCCGCCGAGTAGTGGGCCACGCACGCAGGGTTGCCGGCGAGGTCCGCGGTACTTGGCGTCGCCGGGCAGACCCCGGCCGGCTTGTGGGTGATGAGGCCGAGCGCGTGCATACGCGCCAGCAGGCCGTCGTCGGATGCGGGCCGATACGCGCCCAGTCGCTTCTGCGCCACAGCTTTGGCGCTCTCGATCTCGTGGCGGTGCTCGGCCACGTGGTACTGCTTGTCGATGGCGGCCTTCTGCCGGTTCACTCTGCTCTGGGACGGTCCGGCGTTGCGCGTCCGGGCGTCGTCGTATGCCCCGAAAATGCTGTCCACTTCGGAAGGGCATTCCGTCACCTTGCCCAGGTAGACCCGGTAGCTCTGACCGCGTGAGTTGTAACGGGTGGCGTAGCGGGCCACCGGCGAGCAGTGCAGGCCGTTCGACTTCGCTGTTTTGAGCGCGTTCTGCTCCTGCTGGTAGGCCGTGGTGAGTGCCGTCTGGCTCTTCTCGAAATCGCCCTGCACGTCTTTCTTGGCTTTGTCGGCCTGCGTGATGACCTGCTGCGCCTTG includes:
- a CDS encoding DUF4407 domain-containing protein, with amino-acid sequence MGYVIAVQAALALYILVRVVRIGLGNALLVVAGVDRETLGRAPVSRAYYVGLGVSIILAATISTAGLLEATSIAFHTPPVPLLVCGTIYFFLLLGLDRWLVSDAKAGFAHNAKRDVGRVAAWFVHLLVELLKVAPRVAVALLSSWLFAQFLVMAVFAPEVKEELKQIQIQQQSQYDQQVDAAAQDIAAKAQQVITQADKAKKDVQGDFEKSQTALTTAYQQEQNALKTAKSNGLHCSPVARYATRYNSRGQSYRVYLGKVTECPSEVDSIFGAYDDARTRNAGPSQSRVNRQKAAIDKQYHVAEHRHEIESAKAVAQKRLGAYRPASDDGLLARMHALGLITHKPAGVCPATPSTADLAGNPACVAHYSADAAQMNTRLRYWLLLLEVLPVLFKFVHSLLPRNGYAALMGARDEVNRIEAELMVVEKEMHKRAEVTKARRLERVRMETEGAVQERQMREVARQESVYGIRQIRARISQALTHPPTRLGNLRLTRRNRPIPGDAIEPHHRVDPEVARIPPARQAIRSEDFLL